The DNA segment GCTTTGGTGAATTACACTGGTATCCCCGACGTAAAGAATATCAAATGCAACATCTAGCCAATTTCATGTCAAGATACAACAAAGCTAATTTAACTAATGGTAATTTTCATCTCCAAATAAACAAAGCCGctcataaaaagattttttgtttttttccaacCCTGAGGGGTAGCTCAGTTGGTCAAGGTTTATCTAGCCGTTAACTTCAGGACCTCGTGGGATTAGTCGACATGTGCGCAAGCTGGCCCGAACGCCCAcggatattttttttgtttttttttaaaaacgatTTTTTTCCTATGAAGAAAATCATATGAAAGTGCTAAACAAAATGATGCTGGACCTTGAAAGCACAGCACATAAAGGATACAGCACAActgcataaattttttttttgtttggaggggggggggggggggggggggggggggggggggggaaggaagaagaaagaaaaagcaaacaTCAGCATCCTCATGTAAAGATCCACATAGAAACATAatgtgtgttaaaaaaaaaaaaaaaaaaaaaaaaaaaggacctgtCTATCACTGTCCAGTCCATCCTTTGCAGCCttggctgtaaaaaaaaaaaaggataaaattattttcaatgcATATGCTACAAGAAATGAGGAGAAAAATGAAGCTATTGAGTCAAAAGGTCAAAAAACCTATTTCCTGATTTGAACCAAACTCAGCAAAACGATTCAGAGATGTGTCCCAGACCAACATTTCACCATCAAGAATACATCTTAAAACATTACAAGGAGAAAAATTAGCCATTGTAAGAGGttcaaaatattcaattcaTCAAATTCTGTattaagagaagagaaagttcATTCGCTCAACCTTCCCTAAGAACCATAACCTTGATTCCTTTTAGTGGTTTTATCATgttaattaaaagaatagtaaagAATATAGATTGACAAATGTAAGGACCTACAGCCATTTTCCATtcaatcataaaattaattgaaagtTGCAAAACATGCATGTCATGGACAAAGAAGACCACCACCAGAGTTTCTTTTTCTGAATGGAGGGAGGTTGACCGTTTTAAAGTCCATCCATTGAGAAAATTCTCATGAAAGCTGGTCATAgtaaatcatctttcaaaaaaagAATCCCTGTGGCCATGTGGAGTAAGGTATGACTAGACGCAAGACAGAAGTAGGCATGATACGGTTGATACTTAGAATGGCTCTTTCATTTCTCTACAAGGCATTCATTCCCCAGTCAGACAAGTTGAAAGATACAAAGGTGTTCATTCCCAAATCAGACAAGTTTAGAGATACCAGGAAGCTCAGTTCATTATCTCAAGGTGGCTAGCCTCTTATCTAAGAACCAACAATGCCGGTTGGACAGATCGTGCCTCTTCTCCGATGCAATTATAAGAGGGGAAACAACAAATAAGATAACTAGAGCTCACCCAGTGCAGGTTGTATGTAAGACTTTGATCACAAACATGCGAAAATGCAGAAAAATCAGCCAGAAATAACATAAAAGAATTTCAAATAACAACTTGACATGCATGTGTACCTATCGACCAGAATATTTTGTACAATAACATCTGACATCCCATGCACATATTCAGAGTGATCAAGAAAGTTCCTGCCGAATAGAAAAAGAACTTATGGATCATGCAAGACCACGTAAgcaaagtttatgaaaattcaGAAACTTCAAAATTATGAAACCACTTGTATAATAATCACCCAGGCattacaaaatttcatattcaaaagatttttttttttttttttttttggttggccctgggtgtccaagaacagtgtcccaactaatcccggtggtgcacaggccctcggaaaggagtttcctgcaagtgcaccttgagtaattcaagaggaaaaattccacagtccgatggcccctagagattgtttgcacttagggggatttgaaccttagacctgaggggagcatacccccaagccgaAGACCTTTaacacttgagccaacccctagggttCATATTCAAAAGATTGAAAGCATAAAACTTAGTCAACTAAGAAAAATGGGTGATAAGGAATAAGTGAGGACCAACCTTGAGAAGAAGTGTATCTCAATTCCATTCTTATGAATTTGAATGCGATCACCATCAAATTTGCATTCAGCAACCACTTCCTTCCCATTAAGCTAAATAGAGAGGACAAGGACGTCAAACTATAGTGCGGAGTTAAGACATATAATTGATGAAGAAAACTCTGTGTAATAATGTGCTTTTGTTTGGGGTTGGGAAACAAAATTTCAAATGGACAATATTGACAATGAGCTCAGTAAAATATAATCCAGCCTTTTCAAATGTCAAGGTCCTCAAAATATGTGATCAAGATAGTTAAGTCTTCGCTGACCCAACACCTTTTTCCATGCAGCTGTAGCATCAGCAACTCTCATAGCTAGTTGTGGGCGCACAGCTTTTCCAACTTCAATATCCTGAAAATATACACAAATGTCATAATTATCAGCAACACCATGTAGTAAGCACATAGAAGGCTATCAAAGAAGTCCAACAATAGAGGACAAATTATTAATGGTTCAAACCACCTATGTACAGAGAGCTACAAGCAATACTTCTTGTTATTCACCGACTGCACTGAATCTAAATGCAACTGTTTCTGCCTAAACAAAAAATGTATAATCCAATAACCTTTTTACCAGTTCCAGGTTGTAACTTAAATTCAATCCAACTCCTACTTGAGTTTTGATCTAAGAAATCTTGCTGCAAGTCTCACTTGGCATTTTAACCTAATTTTTCTCAACCCAGAATAATCAAAGAAAGCAGCATTTATTATTCGACCTTTTCCTTTGCAGCGGTTGAGTACAGAAGTAGGTGAAAACGTGGGTTGGGGGAGCAGGGGGGATACTTTAAAATAACAAGCAAATTATTGCCACTGAAAGCCATATCTTGTGTGAAACTTAGGAGCTTAGGAAACACCTTACATAACAGTAGTTCTTTTGAAGGTGATGCAATTTAATTGGCTTTGAACACAATACATAGCATGGCTTTGAGCTTACCATCATATTACAACTGCACATGCCACATATGAGTGTGAGGGCCTATGTGTGATTCTCCCAGTTCTcagatatttattaaaaaaaatagcaaaataaaTCTGACTCACACAATCAGAGCTCCTGCCAATTTGTCACATACATCCTTCATGCATGTTGTCACCCGGTGTACTTGGGTTGCACCTTTTAGCACTATCTAACAAATTTTTAGTTCTAACAAATTTTTAGTTATCAAAAAAATGTCTGTTGTACTTCCTTAGGAAGAGACATTTATGGTTCTTCATATATACAAtaagaacttttttttataaataaataaattatattgatcaaagaatggcagAGCCAGTTACACAACTTTGATGtcctaactaggtaggcacattaacttttacctatcaaaaaaataaaaaaaaataaaaaaactaggtaggcacattagagacaagaaaatcatgaagggccatgccattaaaattcACAGCAATGGCCcaactacaaagagttctaaaaaataaaacttttagcTCCTCTAACGATCTTTCCTGGTCTTCGAATGTCCGCTCATTGTGTTCCTACCacaagcaccacataatgcataaagggatcatcttccaaattgctctaaTTGGTTGCCTGCCGCTTAAGTTTGGCCAACTAGCCAAAGCTACCTCCACCGTCTTCGGCATAACCCATGCAATATCCAGTCGAACAAACACCTCATTCCAAAGAATCCCGATTGTATCACAGTGCAAAAGAAGACGGCCTACCGACTCTCCCCCTCCTTTGCACATGCAATACCACTCTGCAATAATAATCCTTATTTTCCTCAAGTTGTCAATGGTAAGAATCTTCCCCAAGGAAGCAATCCTTACAAAGAAAGAAGCTTTGGGTGGTGCCTTGtgtctccaaatatttttccaaggaaaCTAAGTATAGGGCTCTATGGTAAAGGCCTTATAGAAAGAACGAGCAGAAAATGTGCCTTTGCCTGCTAGAGTCCACCACATAACATCCTCATGCCGCCTATTTGGCCTAATGGAATATATGAGGCTATAGAAGTTTGCAAAGCTACTTctttcccaatcttgtgccgcccTACTAAAAATAATGTTCCAGTGAATATGTCCCCCCGATATCTCCATAACTTCTACCACTAAAACATCCTTTGCACTTGCTAACTGGAAAAGAGAAGGGTATAAATCTTGTAAAGCCCTATTGTCACACCAAACATCTCTCCAAAATTTTATCCTAGACCCTACACACAACTGTAGCTTAACATAACGATAAAACATCCCCCACCCTCTTATTATGTGTTTCCACAACCAGACACCATAAGCCCCCCTTACTTCGCTGGTACACCAATCCCCCCATAGACCACCGTATTTCTTCTCAATCACCATTTTCCATAAAGAGTCTAGTTCCCCGGCAAATCTCCACAGCCATTTTCCTAATAATGCTCGATTGAACACCCTAAGGTTTCTAACCCCCAAACCTCCACCCGAGATAGCACGACAATAAGAACTTACAACCTACATAAGCAAGAAGCTTAACAAAGTTTATCAACTAGAGAACTCCTTATACTAGCTTTTCTACATGCACTTTTTAAGTCAAACCCTAAATACTAGCTTCATTTGATAACTTGTTACATTTCAACGATGTGGTACAAATTCATGTCCCAAATAACAAACCCCAAAAAGCACTTGCAAAAATAAACAAGATTAAGGTTTCTATAAAATAACATGCGAAAAAGAGATTAAAGGGCATTGAAATGCAATGGACCTGGCGTTTATGCCTTTGTCCTCGACTCCTTAGCCTTTCACAAACCAATTTTAGGTCACATGTCACATTAAACAAGTCTTCAGCATCAGGATGGAACTCATGAAAAATGCTCTTTTCACTAACCCCCAGCTTCAAATCTGTTCTAAAAAAAGATAGATAACCAATGTAGCTTAAGCCTACGGAGATGAAGAAGATAATTCCACAAACTATAGATGTCAACAAAAAACACCTTTAAGAATAATCATGATAATCCACTTCATTTCCTGAGCATTTGTCTTGTTTATCAGAGTAGAAAGAACCGATGTCTTCTCAGCCCTGTTGCCATGTTTGtgcaaataaaaaaccaaaatgaaAACAGAAAGATCAATATCACATAATGAGACAAAGAATAGACAATGATCAAGAAGGAACTGAGTCAAGTAATATATATCACATAATGGCACAAAGAATACACGATGATCAAGCAGGAACTGAGCCAAAAAATCTACTACAACAGATTTGCCATTAAATGAGAATGAAGAAGAATAAATGAAAGGTAGAGATCTCTGAACAAAATGTTGGCTAAATAAACATAGATAAAACAGAGTAACCAACTATAGATCCAATAAATGATGTAGACGTGaggatgaaaaaagaaagatagaggTGTAAAGAAATAACATTTATGATCAAGGTGGACACTTAACGACAAACTTAATCAAGGtaaatttttcttctctctactTTTGACAAACATTTTTAGATCAAAGTAAATGCATTGTAGACCTAACATGTGTAGGCGTGGGTGGCCCGCCTGGTCGGCTCAGGCAAACCCACCCACCCCAAAGCTTGCCCCCTCCACACCCCGGGCTGGGACAAATGTCAAAACGGCgtcgctttttttttttgggggggggtggGTGGGTGGGGTGGGCGGGGTAAGTTGACCCTAATCCCCCCCTGGGCagtttcatctctctctctctctgggccACTACCCTCTTTCCCTCTCGCAGTCACCGCGGCGGCACGGCCCGCGTCCTCTTCTTCTCATCCACTTCCTCAGCTCCTCCTCTCCTATTCTTCTCATCCACCCTCCTCAGCTCCtcctctcctcttcttctcAATCTCTCAGACCCTCTCTCCCTCCCGCAGTCAATGTGTATTGTGTTTAGGTTTTTGctagtttagtttttttttttttttcttgttgttttcgTCGTTCTGATTCGATGAGTATTGTTGtcgattttatttgtattttgtaaatttGTTCATTGttgtgtttttgtattttgtaagttTGTTAGTTTGTTCATTGTTTCTGATTTGATGGTATTATTTGTGGTATTTTGTAACTTTGTTCATTTCCATAgtgtgtttgaattttttttgtattttttcagGCTAGGACAGCCCTAGGTGGGTCTGCCCCCGCACCCTGGCACACGGACAGGGGACCTCGCCAAGGGATGCGGTGGCTGATTCCGGGGGCCAAAACTCCCCACCCCCCAGCACATGCGGAGGCGGGGTGAGGTTTACCCTGTCCCGTAGAGTGCAGGTAGCACCTGTAGACATGTGGTCCATTTCCACATAAATATCGAGATTGCACATCTTTTaggtttttttcctttctatgTTAATAACGAAATTTGTTTAAGGTGATGATATTTTTCTAACTTAAGTTCCAAAAACAATTTTAGGCAATAACGAACGCCGCACCTTATTTTCCTCATGAAGATCCAGGCATGCACATTACACATATCTGAACAATGCACATTTGCCTTGTAAGATCTATAACGTAGAAATGGAAATCAAATAGTGTACCTATTTTCAGAAGAAGCCAAGCGATCAAGCAAATCGTTCACGTCCTGTATTGTTAGTCCACCAGAAGCCATCCCTTGCCTTCGCTGCAATACCTGTTTCCACCAAGAAAAGTCCAAAGACTTAGTAACAAACGCCACAAAAAATAACAGTATTAATAAATCTAAGAAGGAGGGACCTCAGCCGCGACGAGGGAGAAGTTGCCGGCATTGGAGCCGGAGCGGGCACCGCCTTTGCGCCAATTGAAGAGGCGGAGGGCATCGTGGGAGTCGCGGGACATGCCGAGAGCGTCGATGAGGCAGGTGGCGAGGACGGACTCCTTAAGACCATAGGTGCCGCGCTCTCGGTCGAGGTTCGGAAGGATCAGGCGGATGGGGCAGAAGTAGTTGCCAGGATCGCAGAAGGCGTCGAGGAACTTGCGGAACTTGGAACGCTTCTTGGCGGACGACTTGCTCCGCTGCATCCAAGTGAAGAGACTGCAGAGCACGCTGAACTTGGTGTTGGTCCCTGTCCGGTCCGTCATTCCACCAGAAGGGTCTCTGGAACTGTCCGGCTCGTGAGTGCAGTGCTGTCTGTCTCCTCTGAAGTGAGACTGTGAGAGTCAAATACATAAAAGTGCGACTTTGATGCGATTCAAGCGGAAGGAGAAACCGCCCCACCGTTTTGTGCTTTTTACCCGAAGCTTGCTCGCCAAGGAAGGGGGAGGTTAAATTGGTACTTTTATGTTTAAATTGAGGCTGGATTTGGTTAATCAATTTCTATCtattcatttcatctaatcattataatttttttaacttttaatataaaatataataaaaaatttaattttttaaaataataatattaaaaaataatattctaataatattttattcaattttcaacttttatattaattcaacttaatttatctcaacatctaaactcGACATTATCctctttgttttttaataagtaccggaatttttaaatatctttcaaaTGGAATTCAGGTTTTGTTTAGTTATATAaagataaacataaaaattttaatttttaatattaattttattttaaatttaaaaaaaattaaattatttattatattttatataagagtttcaaaattttataagaattaaataaatttaaataatttatataatcaaaCGAAGTCACAAGTTATCAGAAGCCGGTCATctgttattttttgaataatatacacatattttttataatgttattttaaatAGAGAGCGATATGTAAAATTACGACTaatgtcaatttattttaatattttgtataaaatgaCCGTcacattgtaaaataaattgtaaaaaatattaatgaatatCAAGAATAATGATTTTTATACGTGCGTGCCTCTGCGTGTTTCGGGCAGGGGGAAATGCAAAACTCCAATATTAAAAACCATGTATAAAATTAATGACCCGGTATAAAATTAATACTTCCTCATTACATTTACTGTCGCTCTTTACAAGCTTAGCCACCACAGAATCTACTGTATGACATAACCAACGCAGCCTGCGTAACGCAGTAACCATTTTCAGTGGCTTTACTGTTGATTCATTTGGAATGAAGCCTTCTCCAAGCGTACATAATTCCAATGAAATCAATCCACATGTAGAAATTAGCCAATAGTCCCGCAACATCCCCCTTCAATGCCTGAAAGTTCCGTAGTCTCCTAAACTTGAAGATTCATACCCTCCGAATGATTGCGAGGAGAACGGAGATGCCGGGAAAGATGTAGCGCCTGAGTAAGGATACCTCAAACCATCATCCATCCCACCGTAGCTTCTTGTAACTGGTTCATTGTCATTGTGAGTATTTATAGCTTCCTGCATAGATAGAAATAGCATAAAGTGTTTGAATTATCATTCCCCTCCATAATCAAATCCATCAATGCTATTGCTATACCACTCTAAAATCAATCATTTCAAATATTGCCCAAAAGAAATCAGAATAATAGTACTCATCAATTTTCATTGCCACCAACATCCCCAAATATAAAGCAACTTCCACAAAGAAATAACGTTCAAGAAGTTCCCACCTGAACCATGTGTTGAGCTGACTGAACCTGTGATGAGGTGCCTTTAATTTCCAAAGTGAATTCATCGGGTCGTCCCCTGCTCTCTTGCACGGTCAAGATTGCTCCACTACTTCGACGAATGAGAGAGATATTAAACCCTTTAAGTCCAAGGATAGCCTCAGCATAAGACAGTGGGATTTGCATCGTTTGTGTAATCTGATTAGATGAAGCAATACACAATTATGGTAACAGAATTAGTAACCACAAGGTATGAAAGAGTGCAGGACCAAATAGGTCTACAAGccataaattaaacaaatacATAAAATGCATAGCCCTAGTATTCATCTTTTATACCCAGCATTCAGATTTCAgagcaaacaatttttttatataagtaaattgATAAGTGAGCAAACATAAGAAGGCAAGGTGCTATAGTGTCGTAGTCTGGTTggaatataaagaaaatgatttatgtAATTGCAGATGGCTTGGCACAAGTTCATTTGGTATGAACTTTACACTTTTTCAAGTAACAGTAAATTTTGTTCCCACATCAATGCATATGTCTTTCAGGCTTATGACCCAGTCTTGAGGCTTGAGAATGAAGGTGCAAAGTCCATGAATCAATGTTTACTGGTGTCAACAAAAGATAGAGTTAGGGACTGGCCAAAACAATTATGAAACCCCCACCCAGTTGGCCTACTGTGGCCTAAAGCACACACCAGAGCAGTTGTTTGGACACAAAGGAGCTGGCTTATTGCAGAAAACTTAGACTCAAATAATATCAAGAATAATCAGCATATCGACCTGTGTAATAATAGGAGCACCAGCACGAGCAAATCCTGAAGAACGTACTCCAGAAAATCTAGGATCTTGTCCGTAGAGTGACCTTCCCGAGGGTGGGAGTTGAGACTCCAAGAGAGGTTCACGGTCATAGAATACAGAATCCCTCTTTGTAGAGACAGAGAGAGGATAATCAGTGGTAATTGCAGTTTGAAAAGCAGCGTGAAGTGATGACTTGTCAGACCAGACATCTACTACATGATCTTGTGAGATAGGCGCAGCGTACTGAAAACAAATATTGCAATATAATTACCGCACCAAACTGCAAAAAACCATATATCACTATAGGAAACAAGCTTACATTCTTTTCAAAAAGAGGAAGAACACTGTGATCAACCACAAACTTCCTCAGGTGACCCACTACCACTTCTAGAGCTTTGAGAACCTTAAAAGTTTCTCCCTGCAATTCCACAATCCTCTCATCTGCAGCAACATAGAGCAGCCCCTCATCTGCCAGCAAACAAATTAGCATAACGTGCCTTGTTTAGAGATGAAAGAATAATTATTAGCATGAGGAAattagaaaccaaaaaaaaaggcCAGAAACAAATAAACTCTTGGGGGTCCATGGAAGATAACAGAACTCCAAGATTCTTGAAAGGTTAGTAGAGGATAGAAAGATGCTTATAAAAAACAGATAATAGAAAGATGAGGCAACTACAGTTTATGCTTGTTTTCTAGAATTTACACAGACAGACATTTCTTATAGGTCCCTCCATATAATTGTAAAGAAATGGAAATAGttagttatatataattgtacagAAATAGCTAATTCCTTTTGAACTGAAAAAGGCTACTTTGCTCAACTCTGGAGACATCTCTCCACTAACTTTCATTGCAAAACTCCCTTCTTCTAGGTTATGCTGGAGATCCTAAACCACATATAAGCTTATACTCTAAAAGGATTAGTCAAGGTTACAATTAGAGCATCTTTGACATCATTATAAATGCAAGCCTtgttcactttcacaaaactctcatctcatctcatctcaatcattacaatttttttcaaatccccatacaaaataaaataaataattcaattttttcaaatcccaatacaactttttcaaatcccaatacaaaaatagtatattctaataatattttattcaacttatctcatttctgaaaacaaacgaggccgaACATCTCACTCACCAAGCTCGAATTCATCACCCTCCCATATATATGGGGTTTTACAATATCCCCCACTCATAGGTCTAATGTATTAGTCACACCATTCTATTGTATTCTATTGGGGCAAAGCTCAAGACTTGACACAGATCAATCGCAAACTTCTAGCTAAGATAGACTTTAATACCATTTACAACAAATCAAGGAAAGCCCAAGCCATGCTCGAGTTTATATTCCAAAAAGATTGGTCAAGGTTAGTAGGTTACAATTAGAGCTTCCTTAGAAtcattataaatgaaaaaacgTCTACCTCACCAGTACTGTAGGATCTCGTATAAATGCGGGGTGTTACAATGGGACAGTTCATGTGGAATGGAAAACAAAACATGATAAAGAAGTTAGTTAGCATAAAAATATCACTCCTACAACAAATAACCACTAAATGTGTGTAAGTAATGTCAATGTCATGGAAAATACACGTGGGACATCAAAAGCATACCTCCTGACAATACTCTGATAGAGGCACCAGTATGCTCCTGTATAGATTTGATTAATGAGCCTTGTTTTCCAATTAAATTAAGGGCTTGTGTGGATGCCACTAACATCCGGaatgaggaaaatgaaacaaaagCGGCTCCAGATATTTTATCTTGGCCCTCAGATAGTCCAGAGATGCGTTTGAAAACTCGTATCACAGCATCCATTGCAGGGGAAAGAGGTAACTCTGGCTCTTCCTTTCCTGATATCAGAACCTAAGAAAGGTACAGTCGGATATCACCATGAAATATGTGGTTGAAGATACATtagtgtgcgcgcgcgcgcagaGAAGACATCAAGAAGACACTATGACATTAAAATCCAATTTTGTTTACGTTGCATAAAAGCTTCCGACTACAAACAAAATTGCTACGAATTTATGGTATAAAACATATTCACACAGAGACTAAAAATAGTCATGGTCAAGCTCGCATTTGAAGAGCACATCTTCAACGAAAAAATTTAATCCTAAAAGGGAGGTTAGAATAAACTGTTTAGTTTACTTTCGCATTCCCTTCTAACATTTTCTCAGCAACAAAACAGAACTCAAATGAAGATATGAGAATCAAATACTGGTTAATTATTAGACCCAAgtactcatttttaaaaaaaaaataaaaaatccgaCCCAGGCAGAGGAGTTTTCTACAATTTATAGCCACTATTAAACGCCTAAAGTTAATTACTTTGTGCTTTTTATCATGTTTTCTCAGCAAGCTTGCACAGTTTTGAGGAaacctgagagagagagagagagagagagagagagagagagagaactcacAACGCGATCGGGAGTTCCGACGGCGCCGTCCAGAACGCGAATGCGGGCACGAGTCTCCTCGCACATCTTCTTGATGAGATCCCCCTTGCGTCCAATGATGCTACCGACCTTGAGAACCGGCACGATGATCCGGAACACACAGTCTCCGGGCCATCCCGACCATCTCTTATCGACTGAAACCGCGGCGGCGGCTGTGGTAGCTACCGGAGCCGGATGGTCGGTTGCGGGAGCTGAATCGGACTCGGGGTTCTGAGTGGGAGGTTCGGACTCTGTTGGACCGGTATCCTGTGTTTCCGTAGTTGTGATGGGAGGGAATTCGGTTCTAGTAGTGGAGGAGATGTCAGTTTCGTACACCGCGGCGTTGAAGTTCTCGTTTTCTTTACTCGTCGTCATGAGCGAGCGAGGGATCAAGATATTGATAAACTGATGGACTTGATTTTTATAGGTTTAGgttagagagagaaggagaggagGTTTTACCGgataaaataaacatataataaaataaaatattaaaattatgaaTTTACATCTTCttaaatttgatccaaaaaaaaacagagagacaaATGGcataatcttaaaattcaatttgtgattaaaaaaatgcgAATTATCGAAAAATCTGGAGTTTAACATACCAAATGAATATATTGATCATTTATAGTAAAGCTAggcaagtaaaaaaaattatagttgtCTATAAGtgtaaaaaatgcatttttcctctataatatatttttatttatagagaCTGATAATAGAATAGAGCTTTGTGAATTTAAGTTGTGTTGATAAGTGagattatttcattattatttataaactatttattattttttttataatttataaattatctaagattattttaacatctaaatttaaaattgagaCAGTCATTTATCGATCAGGAAAGCTCTTCACATTTTGAAAGATGGGTTAATGCATCGTTTCTTTTCAAAAGATAGGTCGTATTtatcttcttaaaataattgggCCACTTGTGTGTTGGAATTGTGAATGAATTTTGGTTCAATTTGGCacataagaatttttattttaatattaaaattttcatcttattattataattttttaaaatttttatataaaatataaaaataatttaactttttttaaatttttttaaatttcaaaataatgaaaatattaatattttatattaaaatttaaaatttttattttaaaatcctCTGCTACCAaacccaacttcaaattttcaGTAGTATGGATGTCACAATCTTGATAAATCCAGTCTCCACCGTAACCCTATGTCGGCTGGGCCTTTCCTTTCGTTGAGTAACTAGGCTAAATGGTTGCGAAAGCTTCTTTAATGGCTGTTTacgaaaataatattgaaaaggtttgaattaaaatgttttatttagttttag comes from the Carya illinoinensis cultivar Pawnee chromosome 8, C.illinoinensisPawnee_v1, whole genome shotgun sequence genome and includes:
- the LOC122274247 gene encoding RNA-binding KH domain-containing protein PEPPER-like, translating into MTTSKENENFNAAVYETDISSTTRTEFPPITTTETQDTGPTESEPPTQNPESDSAPATDHPAPVATTAAAAVSVDKRWSGWPGDCVFRIIVPVLKVGSIIGRKGDLIKKMCEETRARIRVLDGAVGTPDRVVLISGKEEPELPLSPAMDAVIRVFKRISGLSEGQDKISGAAFVSFSSFRMLVASTQALNLIGKQGSLIKSIQEHTGASIRVLSGDEGLLYVAADERIVELQGETFKVLKALEVVVGHLRKFVVDHSVLPLFEKNYAAPISQDHVVDVWSDKSSLHAAFQTAITTDYPLSVSTKRDSVFYDREPLLESQLPPSGRSLYGQDPRFSGVRSSGFARAGAPIITQITQTMQIPLSYAEAILGLKGFNISLIRRSSGAILTVQESRGRPDEFTLEIKGTSSQVQSAQHMVQEAINTHNDNEPVTRSYGGMDDGLRYPYSGATSFPASPFSSQSFGGYESSSLGDYGTFRH